The following coding sequences are from one Salvia hispanica cultivar TCC Black 2014 chromosome 3, UniMelb_Shisp_WGS_1.0, whole genome shotgun sequence window:
- the LOC125217066 gene encoding heat stress transcription factor A-2b-like isoform X2 has protein sequence MAAPHAACRVGSRPKKIKCPAPFISKTFDLLDAAEAGGAASVVSWNSGGNGFVVWSPAEFSKLMLPKYFKHNNFSSFVRQLNTYKTASKRWEFKHDKFLKGFKHLLVEISRKKVEPSTFPQFLEASRGGHRDGITSLMKENQTLRRERMELKLQISHFKTMEMRLLGCISHYMTTHCQGQTQENILEGAKIKNF, from the exons ATGGCCGCTCCACATGCAGCTTGCCGGGTCGGGTCAAGgcccaaaaaaataaagtgccCCGCCCCGtttatatccaaaaccttcgaCCTCCTTGACGCGGCCGAGGCTGGTGGCGCGGCCAGCGTGGTTTCGTGGAACTCGGGAGGAAACGGATTCGTGGTATGGTCGCCGGCGGAGTTCTCCAAACTCATGCTTCCTAAATATTTCAAACACAACAATTTCTCTAGCTTCGTTCGACAGCTTAATACCTAC AAAACAGCATCCAAACGATGGGAATTCAAGCACGATAAATTCTTGAAAGGTTTCAAGCACCTGCTGGTGGAGATCAGCCGCAAGAAGGTCGAGCCGAGCACGTTCCCGCAGTTTCTAGAAGCTTCCAGAGGCGGCCATCGGGATGGGATCACTTCCCTCATGAAAGAAAATCAAACCCtaagaagagagagaatggaacTCAAATTGcaaatatctcatttcaaGACTATGGAAATGAGGCTGCTCGGATGCATTTCACACTACATGACCACTCATTGCCAGGGGCAGACGCAGGAAAATATCTTAGAGGGAGCTAAAATCAAAAACTTTTGA
- the LOC125217066 gene encoding heat stress transcription factor A-2b-like isoform X1, translated as MAAPHAACRVGSRPKKIKCPAPFISKTFDLLDAAEAGGAASVVSWNSGGNGFVVWSPAEFSKLMLPKYFKHNNFSSFVRQLNTYGFKKTASKRWEFKHDKFLKGFKHLLVEISRKKVEPSTFPQFLEASRGGHRDGITSLMKENQTLRRERMELKLQISHFKTMEMRLLGCISHYMTTHCQGQTQENILEGAKIKNF; from the exons ATGGCCGCTCCACATGCAGCTTGCCGGGTCGGGTCAAGgcccaaaaaaataaagtgccCCGCCCCGtttatatccaaaaccttcgaCCTCCTTGACGCGGCCGAGGCTGGTGGCGCGGCCAGCGTGGTTTCGTGGAACTCGGGAGGAAACGGATTCGTGGTATGGTCGCCGGCGGAGTTCTCCAAACTCATGCTTCCTAAATATTTCAAACACAACAATTTCTCTAGCTTCGTTCGACAGCTTAATACCTAC GGCTTCAAGAAAACAGCATCCAAACGATGGGAATTCAAGCACGATAAATTCTTGAAAGGTTTCAAGCACCTGCTGGTGGAGATCAGCCGCAAGAAGGTCGAGCCGAGCACGTTCCCGCAGTTTCTAGAAGCTTCCAGAGGCGGCCATCGGGATGGGATCACTTCCCTCATGAAAGAAAATCAAACCCtaagaagagagagaatggaacTCAAATTGcaaatatctcatttcaaGACTATGGAAATGAGGCTGCTCGGATGCATTTCACACTACATGACCACTCATTGCCAGGGGCAGACGCAGGAAAATATCTTAGAGGGAGCTAAAATCAAAAACTTTTGA